A single genomic interval of Bacillus sp. es.036 harbors:
- a CDS encoding group-specific protein — MLNIQIDDQEAKQLYLQKVEEKIKQIDAERVFWDAKELQKRTCMSWGSIQEKFFFDPRFKKYKVGQKWYFPSGDTKDFLLMWLSEQNTR, encoded by the coding sequence GTGCTAAACATCCAAATAGATGATCAGGAAGCAAAACAGCTTTATCTTCAAAAAGTTGAAGAAAAGATAAAACAAATTGATGCTGAGCGAGTTTTCTGGGATGCAAAAGAGCTTCAAAAGCGAACTTGTATGTCCTGGGGATCGATCCAGGAGAAGTTCTTCTTTGACCCACGCTTTAAGAAATACAAAGTAGGGCAAAAGTGGTACTTTCCATCTGGAGATACAAAAGATTTCTTGCTCATGTGGTTGAGTGAACAAAACACTCGTTAA
- a CDS encoding ImmA/IrrE family metallo-endopeptidase — MSISYTSSPLESWVSNWYLKMNIYKPSDISIHNICKIHRIFYSEKPLPSYSKQNGNFKIISVDSRLSIEKQHEVAFHELCHILRHAGMQGMMPEAFRELQERDARHFTKYASIPHHMISDLDLDSPNIIEQMSSTFKVSQELCVERLLQIKKKTFHSRRGCHGYIS; from the coding sequence ATGTCTATATCGTATACATCCTCCCCACTCGAGTCATGGGTTTCCAACTGGTATCTAAAAATGAACATTTACAAACCATCAGACATTAGTATCCATAATATTTGTAAGATTCACAGAATTTTTTATTCTGAGAAGCCTCTACCCTCATACTCAAAACAGAATGGAAACTTTAAAATCATTTCTGTTGATAGTCGATTATCCATTGAAAAGCAGCATGAAGTAGCATTTCATGAGCTCTGTCATATCCTTCGCCATGCAGGAATGCAAGGAATGATGCCTGAAGCTTTTAGAGAGCTTCAAGAACGAGATGCCAGGCATTTTACGAAATACGCTTCTATTCCACATCATATGATCTCAGATCTTGATCTCGATAGTCCTAATATTATTGAGCAAATGTCTTCTACATTTAAGGTTTCACAAGAACTATGTGTAGAACGGTTATTACAAATAAAAAAGAAAACGTTTCATTCAAGGAGGGGTTGTCATGGCTACATATCGTAA
- a CDS encoding helix-turn-helix domain-containing protein, translating to MSNGRSASEVRSARKETGMTQLALSMDLHTSREAVSKQENGEYRVQPDLVKYFAESHNNPFVGMTAAAEYTGWGSGRLDGEDIDLHRSSVKCKAQEELQEALIAINKTNLVNHPRKVEPFQFNDVKESVIQAMDAIIALNHYIAVICKEYSISWAEMWLTHKKKLISRGYMKG from the coding sequence ATGTCAAATGGTAGGTCAGCTTCTGAAGTGCGATCTGCAAGAAAAGAAACCGGTATGACGCAATTGGCATTATCCATGGATTTGCATACTTCTCGTGAAGCAGTTTCTAAACAAGAGAATGGAGAATATCGTGTACAGCCTGATTTGGTGAAATATTTTGCTGAAAGTCATAACAACCCATTTGTGGGGATGACTGCTGCAGCAGAATATACAGGCTGGGGAAGCGGAAGGCTTGATGGTGAGGATATTGATCTTCATCGATCAAGTGTTAAATGTAAGGCCCAGGAAGAGTTACAAGAGGCTCTAATTGCGATTAATAAAACAAATCTAGTAAACCATCCGAGAAAAGTAGAGCCATTTCAATTTAATGATGTGAAGGAATCAGTCATTCAAGCGATGGATGCCATTATCGCATTGAATCACTATATTGCTGTTATTTGTAAGGAATATTCTATTTCATGGGCTGAAATGTGGCTAACTCATAAAAAGAAACTCATTTCTCGTGGATATATGAAAGGTTAG
- the spoVK gene encoding stage V sporulation protein K yields MVQQTVTQRKGQINIVLRQTEGLQETADGALSQATKKHMPLERIQQEMEQLIGLKEMKYLLKEVYAWLYVNKCREENGLKQNTQALHMMFKGNPGTGKTTVARLLGTLFLEMNVLSKGHLIEVERADLVGEYIGHTAQKTRELVKKAKGGILFIDEAYSLARGGEKDFGKEAIDTLVKAMEDHHKDFILILAGYSDEMEHFLSLNPGLPSRFPLVIDFPDYSNEQLLEIAKKMAAERQYRFSRETEWKLKQSFVKKRERETSAFSNGRFVRNIIEKAIRKQAVRLLQADVIDRSALELLLPEDIPIED; encoded by the coding sequence ATCGTGCAGCAAACCGTAACGCAGCGAAAAGGTCAAATTAATATCGTCCTTCGTCAGACGGAAGGACTACAAGAGACGGCGGATGGCGCACTAAGTCAAGCAACGAAAAAGCATATGCCGCTTGAGCGAATTCAGCAGGAAATGGAACAGCTAATCGGGTTAAAAGAAATGAAATACTTACTAAAAGAAGTGTATGCATGGCTTTATGTGAACAAGTGCAGAGAGGAAAATGGCTTAAAACAAAATACGCAGGCGCTTCATATGATGTTCAAAGGAAATCCCGGCACAGGGAAAACAACGGTAGCCCGCCTGTTAGGAACGCTTTTTCTTGAGATGAACGTTCTTTCTAAGGGACATCTGATTGAAGTGGAGCGGGCCGATCTTGTTGGGGAATACATTGGTCATACCGCTCAAAAAACGAGAGAGCTTGTTAAGAAAGCAAAAGGCGGCATTCTATTTATTGATGAAGCGTATTCACTTGCGCGTGGTGGCGAGAAAGATTTTGGAAAAGAAGCGATCGATACGCTTGTAAAGGCGATGGAAGATCACCACAAAGACTTTATCCTGATTCTAGCGGGCTATTCAGATGAAATGGAGCACTTTCTCTCGCTAAATCCTGGCTTGCCGTCGCGGTTTCCACTTGTGATTGATTTTCCGGATTATTCAAATGAGCAGCTGCTTGAGATCGCAAAAAAGATGGCGGCAGAGAGACAGTACCGGTTTTCAAGAGAGACGGAGTGGAAGCTAAAGCAAAGCTTTGTGAAAAAGCGTGAGCGAGAAACAAGTGCATTTAGCAACGGTCGCTTTGTTCGGAACATTATTGAAAAAGCAATCCGAAAGCAAGCGGTCCGCTTGCTTCAGGCAGACGTCATTGATCGCTCAGCGCTCGAGCTGCTCTTACCAGAAGACATCCCTATAGAAGATTAA
- a CDS encoding site-specific integrase yields the protein MATYRKRGEKWEYRISYKDPFTQKHKLKSKGGFKTKREAQHAASQEKAKLNAGFEVDNTSLLLEHYLNDWLVNYKSGVVRKNTYDIHERNINKHILPYFKKINLVDLKPVMYQKFLNSLTNYGYSKRTIEIIHTTMANAMKKAVTLGKIERSPCEGVDIKGKEKERSELKYMDSEDIHDFLQEAYKYGYEYWIFFKVLIETGMRKGEAAALQWTDLDLKVGTITINKTLDFKARSKEELFGDTKTFNSKRTITISKSLINDLHFHKKQQNQNKLALNEIYHHDLNLVLCRNNGNIMPKSSLFNAFNRILKRTNKTKLPIHSLRHTHAVLLLEAGADMKYVQNRLGHGSMEITSNVYAHVSKKIETDTLERYEEYMKNILK from the coding sequence ATGGCTACATATCGTAAACGAGGAGAAAAATGGGAGTACAGAATTTCATACAAAGACCCCTTTACACAAAAACATAAATTAAAATCTAAAGGAGGCTTTAAAACAAAACGGGAAGCACAGCATGCTGCCTCACAAGAAAAAGCCAAACTTAATGCTGGATTTGAAGTAGACAACACTTCTCTTCTTCTAGAGCATTATCTTAACGACTGGCTGGTTAATTACAAATCTGGAGTGGTGAGGAAAAATACTTATGATATTCATGAAAGAAATATAAATAAGCACATATTACCTTATTTTAAAAAGATTAATTTAGTAGATTTGAAGCCGGTAATGTATCAAAAATTCTTAAACAGTCTTACAAACTACGGATATAGTAAGCGTACGATTGAAATTATCCATACAACAATGGCAAATGCGATGAAGAAAGCAGTAACGCTAGGTAAGATTGAGAGAAGTCCTTGCGAAGGAGTTGATATCAAAGGGAAGGAAAAAGAGAGATCTGAATTAAAATATATGGATTCTGAAGATATTCATGATTTTTTACAAGAAGCTTATAAGTATGGCTATGAGTATTGGATCTTCTTTAAGGTACTCATAGAGACTGGGATGCGAAAAGGTGAAGCTGCTGCTCTCCAGTGGACAGATCTCGACTTAAAAGTAGGAACTATTACTATTAATAAGACACTAGATTTCAAAGCACGTTCAAAAGAAGAATTGTTTGGAGACACTAAAACCTTTAATTCAAAGAGAACTATTACAATAAGTAAGAGTTTAATCAATGATCTCCACTTTCATAAGAAACAACAAAATCAAAATAAATTAGCACTTAATGAAATTTATCACCACGATTTGAACCTGGTCCTCTGTCGTAATAACGGGAACATTATGCCGAAGTCTAGTTTGTTTAATGCATTTAATCGGATACTAAAAAGAACGAACAAAACGAAGTTGCCTATCCACTCTCTCCGCCATACACATGCTGTATTACTTTTAGAAGCTGGTGCAGATATGAAATATGTCCAGAATCGTTTGGGTCATGGAAGTATGGAAATTACATCAAACGTTTATGCACACGTTAGTAAAAAAATCGAGACAGATACACTGGAGAGATATGAGGAATACATGAAGAATATATTGAAATGA
- a CDS encoding methionine gamma-lyase family protein, giving the protein MFMNFTHQEELKTLSHQAEEKIQPVLREIDARVEANQYRVLEAFHKNRISDFHFTPSTGYGYDDTGRDTLEQLYADVFGGEAGLVRPQIVSGTHAISTALFGVLRPNDELLYITGAPYDTLEEIVGTRGEGNGSLKDFHIGYQAIPLLDEAVDFDAVRNAITAQTKMIGIQRSKGYANRPSFTISEIEEMIAFVKSIKEDVIVFVDNCYGEFVEEQEPCHVGADLIAGSLIKNPGAGIVKTGGYLVGREDLIELCGYRLTSPGIGREVGASLYSLQEMYQGIFLAPHTVGQAVKGAVYSSALLEEAGFNTTPHWNSKRTDLIQSVQFDDRERMVAFCQAIQAASPVNAHVRPEPAYMPGYEDDVIMAAGTFIQGASLELSADGPLRPPYVAYVQGGLTFEHVKISVLRAVDDLLKKGLITVS; this is encoded by the coding sequence ATGTTTATGAATTTTACACATCAAGAAGAACTAAAAACACTATCACATCAGGCTGAAGAAAAAATTCAGCCGGTTTTAAGAGAAATCGATGCGCGAGTTGAAGCAAATCAATACCGCGTTCTTGAGGCATTTCACAAAAATCGCATTAGCGACTTTCATTTCACACCATCTACAGGCTACGGCTATGACGATACAGGAAGAGATACGCTTGAACAGCTTTATGCGGACGTATTCGGCGGCGAAGCAGGACTCGTAAGACCTCAAATCGTCTCTGGTACGCATGCGATCTCAACCGCGCTATTCGGCGTACTGCGTCCAAACGATGAGCTTCTCTATATCACCGGTGCACCGTACGATACGTTAGAAGAAATCGTTGGCACTCGTGGAGAAGGTAATGGTTCATTGAAGGACTTTCACATTGGCTATCAAGCGATTCCTTTATTGGATGAAGCAGTGGATTTTGATGCTGTTCGAAACGCGATCACAGCCCAAACAAAAATGATTGGCATTCAGCGTTCGAAAGGCTATGCGAACCGTCCATCGTTTACGATCTCTGAAATCGAAGAGATGATTGCTTTTGTAAAATCAATCAAAGAAGATGTGATCGTTTTCGTTGATAACTGTTACGGTGAGTTTGTGGAAGAGCAGGAGCCATGTCATGTTGGGGCCGATCTTATTGCAGGATCACTAATTAAAAACCCTGGCGCAGGTATCGTCAAAACGGGCGGTTACCTTGTAGGGAGAGAAGATTTAATTGAGCTTTGCGGTTATCGCTTAACGTCTCCTGGAATCGGGAGAGAAGTAGGGGCATCGCTTTATTCCCTGCAGGAAATGTATCAAGGCATCTTCCTCGCACCACACACGGTTGGTCAAGCGGTCAAAGGCGCTGTGTATAGCTCAGCCCTACTTGAAGAAGCTGGATTTAATACAACGCCACATTGGAACAGCAAGCGAACCGACCTCATTCAATCGGTTCAGTTCGATGACAGAGAGCGAATGGTTGCGTTTTGTCAGGCGATCCAGGCGGCATCTCCGGTCAATGCACATGTTCGTCCTGAACCTGCCTATATGCCAGGGTACGAGGATGATGTCATCATGGCAGCGGGAACATTTATTCAAGGAGCGAGCCTTGAATTATCAGCTGACGGACCGTTAAGACCACCTTACGTTGCGTACGTTCAAGGCGGCCTAACGTTTGAACACGTGAAAATCAGCGTGCTTCGTGCCGTTGATGATTTGTTGAAAAAAGGTTTGATTACTGTTTCATAA
- a CDS encoding helix-turn-helix transcriptional regulator translates to MRNWLINKRKKLKMTQEEVSTLSGVSRSAYSNIEVGTRDPSVETAKKIAFVLKFKWTIFFDLYCPEMKHKQTKLKEVN, encoded by the coding sequence ATGAGAAATTGGTTAATTAATAAAAGAAAAAAATTAAAAATGACTCAAGAAGAAGTGTCAACTTTATCTGGCGTAAGTCGCAGCGCTTATTCTAATATTGAAGTAGGGACAAGAGATCCGAGCGTTGAGACTGCAAAGAAAATTGCTTTCGTATTAAAGTTTAAATGGACTATTTTTTTTGATCTGTATTGTCCCGAAATGAAGCATAAACAAACTAAATTAAAAGAGGTGAACTAA
- a CDS encoding helix-turn-helix domain-containing protein, whose amino-acid sequence MFGERLASLRKLNKITQVDLAKKLGIPRSTYSNYEAGKRQADYETLQKIAEYFEVTTDYLLGRTDDYKSTASNKPNFDSLSEINKILTDLGVTDFFMHNIDDWKNLTPVQVEELRKDFESFLEYKAFEAKKMRSNSDDDSSNKKS is encoded by the coding sequence ATGTTTGGTGAAAGACTAGCTTCTTTACGTAAATTAAATAAAATAACACAAGTTGATTTGGCTAAGAAACTTGGCATTCCTCGAAGTACATATTCAAACTATGAAGCAGGAAAGCGCCAAGCTGATTATGAAACTCTTCAAAAAATCGCTGAGTACTTTGAAGTAACGACAGATTATCTTTTGGGAAGAACAGATGATTATAAATCAACTGCTTCAAATAAGCCAAACTTTGATTCACTTAGTGAAATTAATAAGATACTAACTGATTTGGGCGTTACAGATTTTTTTATGCACAATATTGATGATTGGAAGAACCTAACACCTGTACAGGTAGAAGAACTTAGAAAGGATTTTGAATCTTTTCTAGAGTATAAAGCTTTTGAAGCAAAGAAAATGCGATCTAATTCTGATGACGATTCTTCAAATAAGAAAAGTTAA
- the glnA gene encoding type I glutamate--ammonia ligase, with product MANKFTTDDIKKMAQDENVKFIRLQFTDLLGIIKNVEIPVDQLEKALDNKMMFDGSSIEGFVRIEESDMYLYPDLDSWVVFPWSSEKGRVARLICDIYSPDGTPFEGDPRSVLKRVLKEMEDLGFSDFNIGPEPEFFLFKMDENGEPTLELNDKGGYFDLAPTDLGENCRRDIVLELEDMGFEIEASHHEVAPGQHEIDFKYADALTTCDNIQTFKLAVKTIARQHGLHATFMPKPLFGVNGSGMHANMSLFKDGENAFYEPKDEIGLSETARQFIAGTMKHAEAFTAITNPTINSYKRLVPGYEAPCYVAWSLRNRSPLIRVPASRGISTRIEVRSVDPSANPYLAMAALLAAGLDGIKNKMTPPAPTERNIYVMDKQERVEEGITDLPATLHDALELLKKDEVMMKALGEHAAEHFIEAKEIEWDMFRTQVHPWEREQYMTTY from the coding sequence ATGGCGAACAAATTCACAACAGACGATATTAAGAAAATGGCGCAGGACGAGAACGTTAAGTTCATTCGCTTGCAGTTTACTGACCTACTAGGGATTATTAAGAACGTTGAAATTCCAGTTGATCAGCTTGAGAAAGCTCTTGATAATAAAATGATGTTTGACGGTTCTTCGATCGAAGGTTTCGTACGCATCGAGGAATCCGATATGTATCTTTACCCGGATCTTGATTCATGGGTAGTCTTCCCATGGTCATCTGAAAAAGGAAGAGTCGCTCGTCTAATTTGTGACATCTACAGCCCGGATGGCACGCCATTCGAAGGGGATCCTCGTTCAGTTCTAAAACGCGTTCTTAAAGAAATGGAAGACCTTGGATTCTCTGACTTCAACATTGGACCTGAGCCAGAATTCTTCTTATTCAAAATGGACGAAAACGGTGAACCAACGCTTGAACTTAACGACAAAGGCGGATACTTCGACCTCGCACCAACAGACCTTGGTGAAAACTGCCGTCGTGATATCGTTCTTGAGCTTGAAGACATGGGCTTTGAAATCGAAGCATCTCACCATGAAGTAGCGCCAGGACAGCACGAAATTGACTTTAAATACGCTGATGCTCTTACAACATGTGACAACATCCAGACGTTTAAGCTAGCAGTTAAAACAATTGCTCGTCAGCACGGCCTGCACGCAACGTTCATGCCGAAGCCACTATTCGGTGTTAACGGATCTGGGATGCATGCAAACATGTCCCTCTTTAAAGACGGCGAAAATGCATTCTACGAGCCGAAAGATGAGATTGGTCTAAGCGAAACAGCACGTCAATTCATTGCTGGAACAATGAAGCATGCTGAAGCATTCACAGCGATCACAAACCCAACAATTAACTCTTACAAGCGTCTAGTACCTGGTTACGAAGCTCCATGCTACGTAGCATGGTCTCTTCGTAACCGTAGCCCGCTTATCCGTGTTCCTGCTTCCCGCGGAATCAGCACACGTATCGAAGTGCGTAGCGTAGATCCATCTGCGAACCCGTACCTTGCAATGGCAGCCCTACTTGCAGCTGGACTTGACGGCATCAAGAACAAAATGACGCCACCAGCTCCAACAGAGCGCAACATCTACGTGATGGATAAGCAAGAACGCGTTGAAGAAGGCATCACAGACCTTCCAGCAACACTACACGATGCGCTTGAACTTCTTAAGAAAGACGAAGTCATGATGAAAGCACTAGGCGAGCACGCAGCTGAGCACTTCATCGAAGCAAAAGAGATCGAATGGGATATGTTCCGTACGCAAGTACACCCTTGGGAACGCGAACAGTATATGACGACTTACTAA
- the hflX gene encoding GTPase HflX, with amino-acid sequence MNKERIEAAEPAILIGIQLQNQTDEQFAYTMDELAALTETAGGVVEGTLSQKRERIHSATFIGKGKVEELASFIEEKEATIVIFNSELSPSQLRNLSEALDARVIDRTQLILDIFAQRARSREGMLQVELAQLQYMLPRLAGQGTSLSRLGGGIGTRGPGETKLETDRRYIRNRITDLKRQLDNTVKHRDQYRARRKRNETLQVALVGYTNAGKSTIFNRLTKADSYEEDKLFATLDPMTRQLKLPNGYNVLLTDTVGFIQDLPTTLVASFKSTLEEATEADLILHVIDASHPDRERHEEIVLKLLKDLKASHIPVLTVFNKIDRADPSVQSSVNEQILISALKQADLKRLNDRLQSEVLKQMEYFSISINADQGDKLAYLQRNTVLIERKWDEEKDHYRCKGYAPEHLYKRIINEWNND; translated from the coding sequence TTGAATAAAGAACGAATTGAAGCAGCTGAACCGGCGATTTTGATCGGCATTCAGCTTCAAAATCAAACAGATGAACAGTTTGCATATACGATGGATGAACTTGCGGCTTTAACAGAGACGGCAGGTGGCGTCGTGGAAGGAACGCTCTCACAAAAGCGGGAGCGTATTCATTCGGCAACGTTTATAGGAAAAGGGAAAGTGGAAGAGCTGGCGTCGTTCATTGAAGAAAAAGAAGCAACGATCGTGATCTTCAATAGTGAGCTCTCTCCAAGTCAGCTTCGAAACTTATCAGAAGCGTTAGACGCAAGAGTCATTGACCGTACACAGCTCATTTTAGATATTTTCGCACAGCGAGCGAGATCACGAGAAGGCATGCTTCAGGTTGAGCTCGCTCAGCTTCAATACATGCTGCCGCGCCTTGCAGGACAGGGTACGTCCTTATCAAGGCTTGGAGGCGGTATTGGTACAAGAGGCCCAGGTGAAACGAAGCTTGAAACGGATCGTCGTTACATCAGGAACCGCATCACAGATCTGAAGCGTCAACTTGACAATACGGTGAAACACCGTGATCAGTACCGCGCGCGACGAAAGCGGAACGAAACGCTTCAAGTGGCGTTGGTCGGGTATACGAACGCAGGGAAATCAACGATTTTTAATCGACTCACGAAAGCCGATTCCTATGAAGAGGACAAGCTATTTGCGACACTTGATCCGATGACAAGACAGCTGAAGCTTCCGAATGGTTACAATGTGTTGTTAACAGACACGGTAGGGTTCATTCAGGACCTCCCAACAACGCTTGTCGCTTCGTTTAAATCAACGCTTGAAGAAGCAACAGAAGCGGATTTAATTCTGCATGTCATTGATGCGTCCCATCCCGATCGGGAACGTCATGAAGAAATCGTGCTAAAGCTATTAAAGGATTTAAAAGCGTCGCACATTCCCGTCCTTACCGTCTTTAATAAAATCGATCGAGCGGATCCGTCTGTGCAAAGTAGCGTGAATGAACAGATTCTCATCTCAGCTCTAAAGCAAGCTGATTTAAAGCGATTAAACGACCGTCTACAAAGCGAAGTGTTAAAGCAGATGGAGTATTTCTCGATTTCGATTAATGCGGACCAGGGCGACAAGCTCGCTTACTTGCAGCGTAATACTGTTTTGATTGAGCGGAAGTGGGATGAAGAAAAAGATCACTACAGATGTAAGGGATACGCTCCGGAACATTTATACAAGAGGATCATTAACGAGTGGAACAACGACTAG
- a CDS encoding cold-shock protein produces MAFFSKQQQEPIPEVDTDVWSCASGDCAGWMRADYSFSDTPACPLCGAEMMSEVRNLPEIK; encoded by the coding sequence ATGGCCTTTTTTTCAAAACAGCAGCAGGAACCTATTCCAGAAGTAGATACGGACGTCTGGTCTTGTGCGAGTGGAGATTGTGCTGGCTGGATGCGAGCCGATTACTCGTTTTCTGATACACCAGCTTGCCCTTTGTGTGGCGCTGAGATGATGAGTGAAGTTCGAAACCTACCAGAAATTAAATAA